The DNA segment TTTTCTGGAAACTAAAGAAAGAGCACTATCCACTAAAGCAGAAGGTACACCTTATCCTAGATGGAGCGGCCTATCATCGAGCTAAATTGGTGAAAGATGCAGCAAAAGTTCTCAATATTGAACTTCATTACTTACCGCCCTACAGTCGGAACCTAAATCCGATAGAACGTCTCTGGAAAGTGATGAATGAGCATGCTCGGAACAATGTTTACTTCTCGTCGAAGAGAGAGTTTGTCTCCGCTATCAAAGAATTTTTCAATGTAACATTACCAGAAATTGCAGGCTCGCTGGTGTCCAGAATTACGGATAATTTTCAGCTACTCAAACCTGCATCTTCAAGTTGAATGGGTATAACTGGATGCCCCCTGAACTCTCATAGATACAGGGTTAACCTAACCCTAGATCTACGATTTCATCCTCGAAGAACTTGCACTTTGCTTGCTGCACCTATATAACGTGTGTTTTAAGTAGACATGCTTCCGAGCAGTTCAAAAAAGGTTTATTTTCATGGTTCATTTTTGGGAAAGAAAAGCACTGGCAGAGATGACTGACACAGAGTGGGAATCACTTTGCGATCAGTGTGGCAAGTGCTGTTTACACAAACTCATGGATGAAGATACTGAAGAAGTTTATTACACCAATGTCGCATGCAGCTGGCTTAATAGTGATACATGCTCTTGCAAAGACTACGCAAACAGATTTGAATCTGGTGAAGAGTGCCTAAAGTTAAGTCGAGAGAAAATTTCAGAGTTCCACTGGCTTCCTGATACCTGCTCTTATCGATTACTTGCTGAAGGTAAGATACTACCTAAATGGCACCCATTGATTACGGGTGACAAATCAACAATGCATGAGGCGGGTGAGAGTGTTCGTAATCAAGTAGTTTACGAGATAGACGTTATAAATTGGGAGGACCATATTTTAAACCACCCTGATAGAGACGGTATACAAATTAGTCATGACGATGAAGAGTAGATCAGCAAACTGAACTTCCAGATAACTCTTAGAAGATTTCTTGATAGAGCCAGACCAGTCGATATTTAGCATATTCATTCCAAAGTCGACTTCATCTTAAAAAGGCTGAAATGACACGCTGTCTAAACGTTCCTAGCAGAAGTTGTTCTGAGTTATTTAAAGGTTGATGCACTTGAGCTTTATCAGCCATAGGATTATTCCATGTCAGATTGGGATGCTGACGGCTCTCTAGCAGTAATCCATTATTTTTACTAAAAGACTCATTGGTAACTATTTTATGTTCTACGTGCTCGGTCATTTTCGAGAACATGCACGACTCTGGAATGTCTTGCTCTATTCGTTCAGAAAATTCAATAAGACTTTTTTCGGCAAAAGTAAATAGCCATGCTTCTTCCTGAGCAGAACCACTAACGCGTAAAATACGCCCAAGTACTTGTCTGAAATAAAGTTCAGTTTTAACCGCGCTCATATGGCAACAGACCTGAAGGCGAGGTATATCAGTGCCTTCACTGATCATCCCAACACTTACAATCCACTGTGTATCCGCTTGGCGAAAGCGATCAATCTCAGCCAAAGGCTCTTCATGACGGTAAGTAACGATTGAGACTGTTTGAGCGTACTTTTGAGAAAGTATTTTCTTGATTTCTAGAGCATGTTGAACCGAGGATGCCACAACTAATCCGCCAGCACTTGCTTTTTCCAACCGTATTTCAGCCAATTTTTTACAGCCTGACCACAATAGATATTCCATTGCCTTCTGGTTGTGAACAACACTTTGATACGATGTCTTTGTTTGTTTAATCATCTCCAGAATTGAAGAAAACGACTCCGTTGTTTCGTCACCGCTTACGGATAGGTTCTCGTTATCGATCAATACAATTTTTGGTGATCTACAAACATTATCTGCTATAGCTTGTTTTAACGTGTATTGATAATCCACCAATAACTGACCTTCTGGATCACTATACTCTCCCATTACTATTGGTAACGAGTCAGAACGCCAAGGAGTTCCAGACATGGCAAGAGTGTATGTTGCTAGCGCTTGTATCTTAGCCAGTATTTGTTGGCCCCAAACGTTCGCATTCGCCGGCTCTTTACCTGAACAGTGGTGTATTTCATCAAAAACAACAAAGACTCTATACTTACTTAATGTCTCCCAAAATTCATCACCTAAAAATTGCATAGATTGGTAAGTTAAAGACTGTCCAATAGAACCCAACCCACCATTAAAAGGGGATTTTAACGTTGTCGAGAATGTTCTTTTTATTCCATTAGAAACCGTTAAAGAAGGCGAAAAGCACAAAATAAGATCGACCATATCTTCGGTCAGCAATCTAGATGCAACCGATGCGGCAAGAACCGTCTTTCCTGCCCCTGGTGTTGCCTGACAAAAGAAGTGCGTTTGATTCGAATTGTACTTGTGCAAAACCTGCTCTGAACATTCCCGTTGCCACTGCCTTAACACGGAAGGTGTTCCTCTGAGAGTGCACTCAAAACATTTGTGAGTACGTTTACCTTGCCTAATAACAGTGCAGATCGCATTCGCGTTTGATCAAGTAATGGGGCTAGTTTTGATTCAAGTTCAGGGAACCTGTAACCCAATGATTTATATTCGTCTATCTCACCAAGTACAATTTCTAGTTCGCCTTTGTACTGGTTACACTCTATTTCCAATACAGAATAGTCTGGAGACCGGGGAGATATTGCTTTAATACAAGCAGTCTTTGGAGTGACCTGAAGACTTTTAAACAGATCCGTTTGAAAGTAACGTTTTTTTTGCCCAGCTCCTTCAACTCGAAGCCAATTGTTCTTAACAAAGCGTAAGGTTTGGCGGTAAACCGTCTTGCGTGCTTCATCTAAATCAGAACTTGCACCTTCAATAGAGATCAATGCATCTCTAAGCTCAATAATTGTAAAGCCATTCATTCTTTTCTCTATCAATAGTTTATGCATTACGGCACTGATTTTTATAGGACGCTTCATTTCTTTCTTACACCACTCAAAACACTAAGGATTGCTTAGTATACAGAAATAGGTAAAACTAAGAAAATCTTAGTTACCGAGAGCAAAATATTATGAAATATCAATGTCAATCGACAACCCTACCCCACAGCGGCTCAAAGCTATTCGCAAAAAGGCAAAGATTTCCCAAAAAACACTTGGGATACGAGTTGGTATTGATGAAAGCTCAGCTAGTGCAAGAATGAATCAATATGAGAAAGGAAAACATACGCCTGATATTAGTACGCTAAAGAGAATAGCTGATGAGCTAGATGTACCATTAAATTATTTCTTTTGCGAAGATGACGTATCAGCTGAGCTCGCCTATCTTATTAAAAAACTTAGACAAAAAGATCAAAAAGAGCTCGTTGAACACATAAAAACACTGCTAAACAATCAAGATCTAGACGCTGAAAATTAGCTTCCTGCACTATTATGTCTCATCTGTCGCCCTGTCCTTCTTAAAAGAAATTGCGCATTGTCGCATCTTTAGCGCCGCTTCAGACTTAGAGATTAAACCATCCTCCATATCAGTAATGATCTGTTCCAAAGTCCTATCGAAGATCTGAAAAGAAGGCTCGATATTTAATTTTCTAACAATCTTTTTGATTCCAGAAATATCGGAAAAAACTAAGTCTATATATGGGTCAAGAGAACTTATGTTTGTGTGCCCTGTCCACTGCTGTAATTGTTGTTTTAGCTTGTTGATATCTAATAAGCTTTTTCTAAGCTGGTCCTTCGTTTCTATTTCAACCTGTAAAAGCATTCGCTTTAATGTTGCAGTAATATAAGCATGTCGAAACAAATGTGCATGTCCCATTTCTTGAATTCCACTT comes from the Vibrio sp. DW001 genome and includes:
- a CDS encoding YcgN family cysteine cluster protein, translating into MVHFWERKALAEMTDTEWESLCDQCGKCCLHKLMDEDTEEVYYTNVACSWLNSDTCSCKDYANRFESGEECLKLSREKISEFHWLPDTCSYRLLAEGKILPKWHPLITGDKSTMHEAGESVRNQVVYEIDVINWEDHILNHPDRDGIQISHDDEE
- a CDS encoding DEAD/DEAH box helicase family protein codes for the protein MLRQWQRECSEQVLHKYNSNQTHFFCQATPGAGKTVLAASVASRLLTEDMVDLILCFSPSLTVSNGIKRTFSTTLKSPFNGGLGSIGQSLTYQSMQFLGDEFWETLSKYRVFVVFDEIHHCSGKEPANANVWGQQILAKIQALATYTLAMSGTPWRSDSLPIVMGEYSDPEGQLLVDYQYTLKQAIADNVCRSPKIVLIDNENLSVSGDETTESFSSILEMIKQTKTSYQSVVHNQKAMEYLLWSGCKKLAEIRLEKASAGGLVVASSVQHALEIKKILSQKYAQTVSIVTYRHEEPLAEIDRFRQADTQWIVSVGMISEGTDIPRLQVCCHMSAVKTELYFRQVLGRILRVSGSAQEEAWLFTFAEKSLIEFSERIEQDIPESCMFSKMTEHVEHKIVTNESFSKNNGLLLESRQHPNLTWNNPMADKAQVHQPLNNSEQLLLGTFRQRVISAFLR
- a CDS encoding helix-turn-helix transcriptional regulator encodes the protein MSIDNPTPQRLKAIRKKAKISQKTLGIRVGIDESSASARMNQYEKGKHTPDISTLKRIADELDVPLNYFFCEDDVSAELAYLIKKLRQKDQKELVEHIKTLLNNQDLDAEN